In Candidatus Accumulibacter cognatus, the genomic window GCGCTCATGACAGTGGTCAATACCGCACTGGACTGCGTCGGCCAGTTGGCCGCATTGAATCTGCAGACGGCACGGGCTGTCGCCGAGCGCGGTCACGAAAACCTCAACACCCTCAGCTCGGTCAGGGATCTGTCGGGCCTGCTGGCCCTGCGGCAACCAATGGCCATGGCCGCCGTCGAGCAGTCGATAGCCTACTCGCGGCGTGTATACGAAATCTGCAACGAGTCGTCGAATGTCTTTGCCAATGTCTACGAAGGCCAGGTCGGTGGCCTCGGCCGCGGTCTGGTGGAGACGCTCGCCAAGAGTCGCCAGAATCTTTCACCGGTTGTCGACTTCGCGGTCGGGACTGCGAAATCGCTGCTCTCGAAGGCAGGCCAGAACGATGGCAGATACGTCAAATTGCTGACGCAGGACTCGGCAGCCATTGGTCAGGCGGCAGCAGTCAAACTGATCAAATCCTGCTGATCCAGTCATCAGCATCATTCCACGTGTGCCGCTTCCGTAAAACCCGGTGCAGGGCACCGGGTTTTTTTCGCAGCACGACGACTTTCTCAGGGATCGTCGAGTCCGTGGGCGGGCACAAGACGACAGCGAAGCGCTTGTCAGCAAGATTGCTATGCTGTAAAAACGGGCAGAACACTGGAAGGAATTGCCAGAACTGAATCTGCGGCGCAAACTGCCATACCTTTCCAGTTCGCGAAGGCATTTTTTGGGGATAGTCAGATGACTGAAACGATTGTTGCTTACCTGAGAGCCAATGCGGAGCAACTTGATGTGGATATGGCCGAGGCGCTCAATATCCCGATCGTCGAGTTACGCGAGCAGATTGCCCGGCTCGCTGCATCGGGAGACGTAATCTGTTGCAGGGTAACTCGCTTCATCGATGGCCGGAAGATCGAGGGTATCAGTTGTCGCCTCTCGTGCGATCCGCCGACGCCGGCGCGCGGGCGCAAACCGGGCGTAAAAAAGGACGACGATTCGGAGGTAAACCTGTTTTAAGCGGGCGCACGCGGCCGTCCACGTGCTGTTGTGCCATGCTATACCGTGCGCGGTCACGATTGAATCTTCTGGAAGGTTTGGAAGTTCAGGGTCAATAGGGACTGTAGCGCCTTGGCGTGGATGGTGTGGGTATCTTGCAAGCAGCGTTCGATGGCCGTCGTGAAGGAATGGAAGTCGGGGTAGTACTTGGCGTAGAGGCACTGCTTTTTGACGAACTTCCACAAACGCTCGATGAGGTTCAAATTTGGGGAGTAGGTGGGTAAAAAGAGCAACTCGATCTTCAGTTTCTCGGCGCAGGTTTTCACCAACGCACAACGCTGATAGCGGGCGTTGTCCAGGACGACCGTCATAGGCAGCGTGGGCCGTAGGGTAACCAGTTTCTCCAGCAAAGCACAGACGCTGAGCGAATTGATGTAGGTGGAATTGACGACGGTGACGACCTCTTTGGTGACGGCGTCGAGCGCACCCAGTACGTTGAAGCGCTGCCGGCCCGAGGGCGCCTTGATCCAGACCCGAGCAAGGCACCACACCACCGACAGGAAGGCGCCCAAGACAAAGTGTGCCGCGTCTACGAAGAACACGGCACGTTGGCCCGCTTGGGCTTCTGCCAAACGCGGTTCAAGTTCTTTTTTTTAAAGGCTTCCTGGACCTCGGGATCCGCCTTGGCCGGCAGGGTGCCGGTCTTCAGGCGTCTCATCCCGCACTTCTCTCGCAGGAAAAGCCGCACCTGAGTCGGCGAGCGGCTCAAACCCGTGAGCTTTCTGATCGCATCCACGGCCTCATGGATCGAAGCCGGCGGATGGGTGAGAAAATAAGCCCCGATCGTCTCCTGATGCGCCACCAGTTCGCTCTGCGGCCGACGGAAATGCAGTTCCTTCAGCCCGGCGACGCCGCCCTCCACATACTGCTGGAGGTAGGTGCGAAGCGTCTTGCCGCTCACGCCCGCGAGCCGCGCGATATCTTGATGCGCAAGCCCCTGGCTTTTCAGCCACAGCGCTTCCATCTTGCGTCGCACGTGGGGATGCGGATGGTGAAATCGCTCGTGCTCTAAGGCGTCCGCCTCCGCCGGGGTAAAGGTCAGTCTCAGCATCGCAGCCTGTCCCTACAGAAAGCAATGCTCGAATTCTACAGCCCATTACACCAGACAGTTAAAGTCGTTTGTTACCTATTTCAGTATATATCCACCACCTTCGGTCAGGCGAGAGTTCACGCGACGCCCGTACCCGGCATGACGCTGCCGCCGGGTCATCTGAGCAGATGCAGCTTGAAATGGCCCTTTATGAACTCCTGGAATTTTACGACGCCTTTCAAGGCGATTTGCAGCCTGCCGAACTCCATCATGTTCAACCGCTCGAGCTGAATGTAGTTGTCGGGCGTGCGCCCTTCGCTCAGAGCTTCCACCTGCCCGCGCAGGCGCATCAAGACCAGAAAGTCGAAGCTCTCGGCAATGGTGGCCACCATTTTCTTGTTGACCACCTTGTCCCTGAGCAGTGCTTCCAGGCGTTGATGGGTGCTGCCCTCCAGCTTGCCGGCCTGAATCGCGAGCGCCTTGACGCCCTCGGACAGCGCAAAGATGCCGGCTTTCTTGATCTCCAGCATGCCCGAGTGCTCCCCGTCCTTCTCACCCTTGATCTTGCCAAACCAGCCGATCGGGGGGGCAAAGCGCAGTGTGTTCTCGACCATGCGCATCAGGAACAATTCGTTTCGCTGCACGTGCTTGTAGACCTGCGCCTTGAGTTGCTCCTCAAAGGAGGGGTCGCCGTAGATGGTGCGAATGTCGACAAAAGTGCCACAACTGAGGACGTGGTTCGGAGTGGGCGCCTGTAACCAGCGGTCGAGTTGATCGCTCCACTTGCCGAGGCTGCGTCGCCACTCCTTGTTGTTGGCCATGATCCCGCCCGTGCAGGGGGGAATGCCGATAGCAATCAGCGAATCGATCAGTACCTGCGAGAAATCTTCAATCTTCCGGATCTCGCCAGGCCCGAGTTCATCACCATAGATGATGGCATTGTCCTGATCGGTGAGTAAGGTCTGTTCACCGCGCCCCTCACTACCGAGCACGACAAAGGCAAAACGTTCCGGCAGGTCGGAGAAGCGATCCTGGCGAATGAGGGCAATCAGGCGCAGGAGAATCTGGTCGTTAAGATGGGCAATCATGCGCACCACGTCGCGCGTCTTGGTGCCGCTGCCGCTGAGATGAAGGACCAGGTCCTGGATTCTCGTGTAAACCGTTTTCAGTTCTTCGAGGTCTCGGGCATTCTCGATGTCGAGTACCAGTTGATGCGGGGAGTGCGATTGCAGGCGGATGATGTCACTGTCGGTGATGATCCCCGAGAGCTTGCCCTGGCCGTCGACGACCACCAGACGATGGATCCGCTCGCGTGACATCCGATACAGGGCTTCGTAGAGCAGATCGTTCTCGCCAATCACCGACAATGGGCGGTTCATGATCGCCCGGACGGCCAGCGTAGACGGATCGGTGCCCGCAGCGACAACCTTGTTGCGCAGGTCACGGTCGGTCATGATGCCGCTTGGCAGATGGTTTTCACAGACCACGACGCTGGAGATGTTCTTCTCCCGCATGGTTCCGACCACATCGACCAGTGCATCATCCGGTTCGCAGGTGACCACGATGCGCTGGCAGAAATCCTTTACCGGGCGAAAATACTGACCTTCTTCAGCCATCGGTCGCTGCTCCTTGTGTCTTCTGGTTCATCTGGCGCACACGTCGGGATGGTTGTCGCAAACCGGCCAAGCGACCAAAATTCTGTAATTCTAGCATTCGCGGGCAGGGTGAGCGATGCCTGGCGCGATATCGCCTCAGGAGCCGGGTGGTCTACTCGCGGATCGGCCCGAACTCGATCGGCACCCAGGCGTAGCCTTTCCTTTCGCTGCGGACGTGGCCAATGCCGGGGAAGGGCAGGTGCATGCCGGCGACCAGCACCTTTTCCTTGGCCGTTCGAGCGAACATTGCCTTGCGCGTGGCGATTGCCTGTTTCTTGTTGACATCGAACTCGATGACGACTTCGGGACGCGAGAACTGTACCGAGTGACTATGTACAAGGTCGCCCCAGATCAGCAGTTGCTGACCGTTCGAGGCAACCAGGTAGGCGCTGTGCCCGGGAGTATGGCCGGGAGCGGCGACACTTCTGATGCCGGGAACAATCTCGCCATCGGCGGCGAAGACTTTCCATTTGCCCATTTGCTGGTAGGGTGCGGCGGCGTCCTGTGCCATCTTGAAGAAGGGCTGTGCATCCTGTGGTGCCTTGGCGGCAACCTCGCTGCTCAACCAGAAGTCATTGTCGGCCTTGGCCGACCAGATCTCGGCGTTGGCGAAGGCCGGTTTGCCCTCGGGAGTGACGAGTCCATTGACGTGGTCGCCGTGCAGGTGGGTGATCAGCACCGCATCGACCTGTGCCGGATCGTAGCCGGCGGCCTTGAGGTTATCGATAAGGTAGCCGAGTGAGGGGCCAAACTTCTTGGCAGCACCGGTATCGACGAGCACGAGCTGCTGGCCGGTGTTGATCAGGTAGGCGTTGACCGCGGTCTGCATCTGCGGGCCCTTGACGAAGAGGCGTGCCAACAGGCTCCGGATCTCCTGTTCGCTGGCGTTCTTCAGCAGCTTGCTGTCGAGATCTATGTATCCATCATACAGCGCGGTGATCTCGAAAGCGCCGACCATCGCCCGGTAGTAGCCAGGCACCTGGGTCTTCTGCAGCGCTGACGCCGCGCCTGCAAGGTTGGAGCTGAAGAGCAGCAGGGCGGCGATGAGCGCGGCAAGAAGCGAGGCGAAACCGGCGCGCTGACTGCCGTGGCCCGGCACGAGACAAACTGGAACTGACATCGAATTCTCCATGGATGACGAAGGTATGGCCCAATAGCCATCGCGTTGCGCCCAAGGGTGCGGGCACCCCTGGAGACCGGGTACCGGTCCGCTCGCGCCCTTGGGCGCCGTGGGTTTCCCCGGCGCCGTCTGGTGCTTCCTGACCTTTATCCCTGTCTGACCTCCAGCAGGCTTTCATCCCACTTGGCGTGCTTCTCGAAGCCGAGCAGGTGGGTGATCGTCGCGGCGATGTTCGACAGACCAGCGCCGGGCAACGGCCTGAGACCCAGTTTGCCGCCAGTGACTGCGTCATAGAGGATCAACGGCACCGGATTGAGGGTGTGTGAGGTCTTGGCCTTGAAGGATCCGTCCGGGTTCTGTGCCGGTTGTCTGGTCTTCTTGTCGATTTCGTACATTTCGTCGGCGTTTCCGTGGTCAGCGGTAATCAGCGCCACACCACCGAGCGCCTTGACGACCGGCAGGATGCGCGCCAGTTGCAGATCCACGGCCTCGATGGCCATGGTTGCTGCACGGAAACTGCCCGTGTGGCCGACCATGTCGCCATTCGCAAAATTGCAGCGCAAGGTCCGGTACTGGCCGCTCTGCAGGGCTTCGATCATTGCGTCGGCAATCTCCGCAGCCTTCATCCACGGTCTCTGTTCGAAGGGCACCACGTCGCTGGACACTTCCTGGTAGGTCTCGCCGTCAAATTTATTTGAGCGGTTGCCATTCCAGAAATAGGTCACGTGCCCGAATTTTTGTGTTTCGGAACAGGCAAACTGGGTAATGCCGGATTTGGCAAACCACTCGCCCATGGTATCGAGGATGGCCGGCGGATCGACCAGGAAGCGCTTGGGAAGCTTGAGGTCGCCATCGTATTGCAGCATTCCGGCATAGGTCACACGGGGCATGCGGACACGATCGAACTTGTCGAAACCCGCTTCTTCGAAAGCACGCGTGATCTCGATCGAGCGATCGCCACGGAAGTTGAAAAAGACTACTGAATCGCCATCCTCGATGGTCCCTACGGGTCGGCCATCACTGGCGATGACGAATGCCGGCAGATCCTGGTCAATCGTTCCCGGGAACTTGACGCGCAGTGCCTGCACTGCTGCCGACGCGCTCTCGTACTGCTCGCCTTTGCCAAGAACGTGCGTCTGCCAACCTTTGTCGACCATGCTCCAGTTCGCTTCGTAGCGGTCCATGGTGATGTTCATGCGGCCACCGCCCGAGGCAATGCGGGCATCGAAGCCATCGCGGCTGACTTCGGCGAGGAAGGCCTCGAAAGGCAACACATATTCGAGCGCGCTGGTCTCGGGAACGTCACGCCCATCGATCAGAATGTGAATCCGCACGACCGGCACGCCTTCCTCGTTGGCGCGCAGGATCATCGCTCGTAAGTGATCGATGTGGCTGTGCACATTGCCGTCGGAAAACAGGCCGATGAAGTGGATTACCCCACGTCCGGCCTTGGCCCCGGCAATGATCTGCTGCCAGGCAGCGCCTTGCCATATCGAGCCGGAGGCAATGGCCTCAGCGACCAGCGAAGCGCCCTGGCTGTAAACCTGGCCTGCACCGATGGCATTGTGACCGACCTCGGAATTGCCCATGTCTTCGTCGGAAGGCATGCCGACAGCGGTGCCATGGGCGCGCAAGGTGATGTTCGGGTGGTTGGCGAAAAGATGATCGAGGGTCGGCTTTCTGGCAGCCGCAATCGCGCTGCCGACATCGGATTTGGCAATGCCGTAGCCATCCATGACGATCGTCACGATCGGGCCCTGAATACCAGGGAAAAAGGCAGACTTCTGCAACATGATGGAGTCCTGGGAAAGTAAGGGGGTGTGAGCACAGGCCGCGGATCGGAAAGCCGCGACAACGACCCCAGTATACTGCAAGCCATGCTCCCCGAATTGACAAACAATCCCATTCGAAACGGATGCTTGCAAAGCATCTGCGGGGACGCCAAGGCGCCTGGTGGCCTTCTTGCAACGGTGGTTAATTCTGCGGGATGCTGGCGCTCGATGGCGAACTCCTGAGTCGGATGCGCTTGCGGATGCGCTGCTCCTTCACCTGCGGGCTAGCTTTAGAGCGTCTCCGGTATGTTCGCTTTCTGCCTCGTCGGCGGGCAATCTCCAGTGCGACCTTGCCGGCCACCATGAAAAAGAGAATCACCCAGAGCAAAGGGTAACTGAGGATTTCCTTGACCAACTCGATCAGTTCATGGACGCCTTCAAGGTCCTTCGACGCCGGGTGAGCACTATGAGTGGACGCACGCTGGTGGTCAGATTGGCCGACATTGCGCTCGATGATGGACAGCGAAGTCTCGCCGTATCCAAAAGTCAGTTCACCGCCCTGCAAGGAATAGTGAAACCCCTCGACACCGGCCAGCGAGAAGGTCATCCGCCCTTGCGGGCCTTTGTTGAGATCGATTGCGGTCGCAATCACTTCCCTGGCCGATTCCTGCAACTCGTTGAATACCCGTATGGTTTCTTCTTCAGATTGAACGACCGCGGGATGGGCAAGGGATGCCGCGCCCCCAGGAGGCGCGGCGGCCAACGGTGGATGAGAACTGCCGCTGAGCACGGTCCGCGGCACCGCCAATAAGGGAACTGTTTCCATCTGGCCGGCTGGGTCTGAAGCGGTATCGGCACCGTGCCGCAACGGTTCGAACGGCGCTTCTGGCGATTTCGTCCCGCTTGCTGACCAGGAAGCCGGTGTGAGAATGTGTTTTTCGATCGCCGGCAAAGAAGAGGGCAGGGGAGCGGGCGTATTATGCCCGGCAGGGACACCCATGCCCATCAGCACCGCAGGGGGAAGCAAACCTTGGTGACTGCTGCTGGTGGCAACCGACAGGCCACCCGTATCGTTTCCCATGGGGTGTGCCAGCGCGCCAGCCGCGGTCCAGAACGACAGCACCATCACCTGAAGCAAGCTGCATCCTGTCCGACGCGAAATCATTTCACAGATCTGGCTCATTGGGTAATATAAGCAAGAATCGATCCGGGTTTGATGAGAGTTTTATATCAATTGACTATTGGGTGAATGATGCCCAGCAAGATGGTAAATGTAAAATATTTCGACACCGTGGATCTGCTTGACCCGTACTTCCGACAAGCCGTCTCTCTGACGCGGGTAATCGTCCGCATCCAAATAGGGCGTACTTTCAACGCCAGTTTTCAGGATAATCACGAGAACTCGAGGGAACTGGAAAGGCACGATGACGAACAAGAAATTGCAGCCAGGCAGTGACTCGAGGCAGTCGGTATTCGACCGAGTTTGCCAATGCATGCAGGTCAGCGGTCCTTGTCTTCGGGTTCTGGATGGTTCGGGTAGCAAGCTGAGCGATCGACCCGGCGAAACGATTTCCTGGCATGGCCTTCCTGCCGACGAAGCGGCGACCCGCTTGGCTGCCAGTTTCGCGGAAGGGCTTGCTGAAACCGAAGTCGCCAGCCGACGTGCGGCACATGGTGAAAACCGGATTACGGCGAAGCCGGGCAGGGGGCCATTGCTGCGCTTTGCCCTGCAGTTCGTGCAGCCGCTGGTCCTGGTGCTGCTGCTGGCGGGCGTGGTGACCGCCATTCTCGGCGAATGGGTCGATTCCGGAGTGATCTTTGGCGTCACGCTGATCAACGCGGTGATCGGCTTCGTTCAGGAAGGCCATGCCGAGAATGCCCTGGCGGCACTGGCGCGTTCGCTAGCCAGCGAGGTGACTGTCCTACGTGGCGGTTGTAAACAACGTCTCGCCTCGACGATGCTGGTACCCGGCGACATCGTTCTCCTGGCGGCCGGAGACAAGGTTCCGGCCGACCTGCGTCTGTTCCGCGCGAAGGACCTGCAGGCCATCGAATCAGCACTGACCGGCGAATCGGCCGCGGTCGCCAAACACGAAGAGACACTTCCGGAAGATACGCTGCTCGCCGAGCGCTGCAACATGGCTTACGCGGGCACCGTGATGATCAGCGGACAAGGAGCCGGGGTCGTGGTGGCCACCGGTGATCACACCGAGACCGGACGCATTTCGCGGCTGATTGCCGAGGCGCCGGACTTGACCACGCCACTGACGCGCAAGATGACGGTCTTCAGCAACTGGCTGCTGATCGCCATCGGCTTGCTGGCGATGCTGACCTTCGCCGTCGGCATGGGGCGTGGCGAATCGGCGTTCTCCATGTTCATGGCAGCAGTCGCGCTGGCTGTCGGCGCGATTCCCGAGGGACTGCCGGCAGCGATGACCATCACACTGGCCATCGGCGTTTCGCGCATGGCCAAACGACGGGCCATCATCCGCAAGCTGCCGGCGGTTGAAACCCTGGGCAGCGCAACCGTCATTTGTTCGGACAAGACCGGCACGCTGACCGAGAACCAAATGACGGTGCGCGAAATCTATGCCGGTGGCGTGCGAACGACCGTCAGCGGTAGTGGCTATGCGCCAAACGGCAAGATCGGGGAGGGCCAACAGATCGACGGCGCCTTGCGGGAATGCTTGCTGGCCGGCGTGCTCTGCAACGACGCCGAACTCTGCAAGAACAACCGGCACTGGGAAGTGGTCGGCGACCCTACCGAAGGTGCCCTGTTGGTGGTTGCCCGCAAGGCCGGGCTCGACGAGCGGACCTTGCAGAAGCTGTTTCCACGCATCGATGAAATCCCGTTCGATTCTGCACGCCAATACATGGCGACCCGTCATGAGATCCAGGGCGTGCACTTTGCTTATTTCAAGGGTGCGCTCGAACGCTTGCTGCCACGCTCGGTCAGTATGCTCGATTGCGAGGGCCTGACGATACCACTGCGCAACGACGAGATCGAACTGGCGGCCAGCAGCATGGCCGCGGAGGGCTTGCGGGTACTCGCCGTGGCGCGCCTCGTCATTGGCGCGGCGTGCTCGCTCGATGCCGCCAGTGCCGGTACCGGGCTGCAATTCATCGGCCTTCTGGGAATGGTCGATCCACCCCGCCCGAAGGCGATCACCGCTGTCAAAGCCTGTCACCGAGCCGGTATTGTGGTCAAGATGATCACCGGCGACCATGCCGGCACGGCACTCTCGATTGCCCGGCAAGTGGGGATTGCCAAGGCCGGCGAGCGTGCCCTCACGGGTCGCGAGTTGGCGGCGCTCGACGACGAAGCACTGCGCGGCGTACTGCGGACGGTGAACGTTTATGCGCGCGTCGAACCCGAGCAGAAGCTGCGCCTGGTACGTGCGCTGCAGGCCAACGGCGAAATCGTGGCGATGACCGGTGACGGGGTCAACGACGCGCCGGCCCTCAAGCAGGCCAACATCGGCATTGCCATGGGATTGGCAGGTACCGAGGTCGCCAAGGATGCAGCCGATATGGTGCTCACCGACGACGATTTTGCTGCCATCGAAGCGGCGGTCGAGGAAGGTCGCGGGGTCTACGACAATCTGGTGAAGTTCATCACCTGGACGCTACCCACCAATTTCGGCGAAGGCCTGGTGATCATGGCCGCGATCGTCGCCGGCGCGACCTTGCCGATCACGCCTTTGCAGATTCTCTGGATCAACATGACGACGGCGGTCTTTCTCGGCCTGATGCTGGCCTTCGAGCCGATCGAACACGCCGTTATGCACCGCCCACCGCGGCCGCCGGAAACCCCGATTCTCGATGCGGCGCTGGTCTGGCGGATTGTCCTGGTGAGTGTGCTGCTGCTGGCGGGTTCCTTTGGACTGTTCTTGCGCGAACTGGCACAGGGGCATTCGCTTGCCGAGGCACGTACCGTCGCGGTCAACGTCTTCGTCGTCGTCGAGACGATGTACCTCTTCAACTGTCGTTCGCTGACGCGCTCTGCACGGCGTGTCGGCCTGTTCTCGAATCGTGCGCTGTGGTATGGCGTGCTGATCATGGTCCTCCTGCAGATCTCATTGACTTACCTGCCGCTGATGAATCGCCTGTTCGCCACCGCAGCGATCGGCTGGCTGGAGTGGCTGGAGATTCTTTCCGTCGGCTTGCTCGCCTATCTCGTCGTGGGCATTGACAAGCAGGTGCGCGGGCATCGCTGACGGGCCAGGCGGATTCACGTCAACCTGTTCAACCGGGCACAAAAAAGCCGCGCCAGGGCGCGGCTTTCGGGAACGACCCTTAGTGGAATTGTTCTTCTTCGGTCGAGCCGGTCAGCGCGGTCACCGACGAGGTACCGCCCTGGATAACGGTGGTGACCTCGTCGAAGTAGCCGGTGCCGACTTCCTGCTGGTGCGAGACGAAGCTGTAGCCGCGGTCGCGCGCTGCGAATTCCGGTTCCTGGACTTTTTCGACGTAGGCAGTCATGCCG contains:
- a CDS encoding phasin family protein produces the protein MYNPIEKFTSATTFDALMTVVNTALDCVGQLAALNLQTARAVAERGHENLNTLSSVRDLSGLLALRQPMAMAAVEQSIAYSRRVYEICNESSNVFANVYEGQVGGLGRGLVETLAKSRQNLSPVVDFAVGTAKSLLSKAGQNDGRYVKLLTQDSAAIGQAAAVKLIKSC
- a CDS encoding ArsR family transcriptional regulator, with amino-acid sequence MTETIVAYLRANAEQLDVDMAEALNIPIVELREQIARLAASGDVICCRVTRFIDGRKIEGISCRLSCDPPTPARGRKPGVKKDDDSEVNLF
- a CDS encoding CBS domain-containing protein — translated: MAEEGQYFRPVKDFCQRIVVTCEPDDALVDVVGTMREKNISSVVVCENHLPSGIMTDRDLRNKVVAAGTDPSTLAVRAIMNRPLSVIGENDLLYEALYRMSRERIHRLVVVDGQGKLSGIITDSDIIRLQSHSPHQLVLDIENARDLEELKTVYTRIQDLVLHLSGSGTKTRDVVRMIAHLNDQILLRLIALIRQDRFSDLPERFAFVVLGSEGRGEQTLLTDQDNAIIYGDELGPGEIRKIEDFSQVLIDSLIAIGIPPCTGGIMANNKEWRRSLGKWSDQLDRWLQAPTPNHVLSCGTFVDIRTIYGDPSFEEQLKAQVYKHVQRNELFLMRMVENTLRFAPPIGWFGKIKGEKDGEHSGMLEIKKAGIFALSEGVKALAIQAGKLEGSTHQRLEALLRDKVVNKKMVATIAESFDFLVLMRLRGQVEALSEGRTPDNYIQLERLNMMEFGRLQIALKGVVKFQEFIKGHFKLHLLR
- a CDS encoding MBL fold metallo-hydrolase, which translates into the protein MSVPVCLVPGHGSQRAGFASLLAALIAALLLFSSNLAGAASALQKTQVPGYYRAMVGAFEITALYDGYIDLDSKLLKNASEQEIRSLLARLFVKGPQMQTAVNAYLINTGQQLVLVDTGAAKKFGPSLGYLIDNLKAAGYDPAQVDAVLITHLHGDHVNGLVTPEGKPAFANAEIWSAKADNDFWLSSEVAAKAPQDAQPFFKMAQDAAAPYQQMGKWKVFAADGEIVPGIRSVAAPGHTPGHSAYLVASNGQQLLIWGDLVHSHSVQFSRPEVVIEFDVNKKQAIATRKAMFARTAKEKVLVAGMHLPFPGIGHVRSERKGYAWVPIEFGPIRE
- a CDS encoding 2,3-bisphosphoglycerate-independent phosphoglycerate mutase, translated to MLQKSAFFPGIQGPIVTIVMDGYGIAKSDVGSAIAAARKPTLDHLFANHPNITLRAHGTAVGMPSDEDMGNSEVGHNAIGAGQVYSQGASLVAEAIASGSIWQGAAWQQIIAGAKAGRGVIHFIGLFSDGNVHSHIDHLRAMILRANEEGVPVVRIHILIDGRDVPETSALEYVLPFEAFLAEVSRDGFDARIASGGGRMNITMDRYEANWSMVDKGWQTHVLGKGEQYESASAAVQALRVKFPGTIDQDLPAFVIASDGRPVGTIEDGDSVVFFNFRGDRSIEITRAFEEAGFDKFDRVRMPRVTYAGMLQYDGDLKLPKRFLVDPPAILDTMGEWFAKSGITQFACSETQKFGHVTYFWNGNRSNKFDGETYQEVSSDVVPFEQRPWMKAAEIADAMIEALQSGQYRTLRCNFANGDMVGHTGSFRAATMAIEAVDLQLARILPVVKALGGVALITADHGNADEMYEIDKKTRQPAQNPDGSFKAKTSHTLNPVPLILYDAVTGGKLGLRPLPGAGLSNIAATITHLLGFEKHAKWDESLLEVRQG
- a CDS encoding cation-transporting P-type ATPase yields the protein MQVSGPCLRVLDGSGSKLSDRPGETISWHGLPADEAATRLAASFAEGLAETEVASRRAAHGENRITAKPGRGPLLRFALQFVQPLVLVLLLAGVVTAILGEWVDSGVIFGVTLINAVIGFVQEGHAENALAALARSLASEVTVLRGGCKQRLASTMLVPGDIVLLAAGDKVPADLRLFRAKDLQAIESALTGESAAVAKHEETLPEDTLLAERCNMAYAGTVMISGQGAGVVVATGDHTETGRISRLIAEAPDLTTPLTRKMTVFSNWLLIAIGLLAMLTFAVGMGRGESAFSMFMAAVALAVGAIPEGLPAAMTITLAIGVSRMAKRRAIIRKLPAVETLGSATVICSDKTGTLTENQMTVREIYAGGVRTTVSGSGYAPNGKIGEGQQIDGALRECLLAGVLCNDAELCKNNRHWEVVGDPTEGALLVVARKAGLDERTLQKLFPRIDEIPFDSARQYMATRHEIQGVHFAYFKGALERLLPRSVSMLDCEGLTIPLRNDEIELAASSMAAEGLRVLAVARLVIGAACSLDAASAGTGLQFIGLLGMVDPPRPKAITAVKACHRAGIVVKMITGDHAGTALSIARQVGIAKAGERALTGRELAALDDEALRGVLRTVNVYARVEPEQKLRLVRALQANGEIVAMTGDGVNDAPALKQANIGIAMGLAGTEVAKDAADMVLTDDDFAAIEAAVEEGRGVYDNLVKFITWTLPTNFGEGLVIMAAIVAGATLPITPLQILWINMTTAVFLGLMLAFEPIEHAVMHRPPRPPETPILDAALVWRIVLVSVLLLAGSFGLFLRELAQGHSLAEARTVAVNVFVVVETMYLFNCRSLTRSARRVGLFSNRALWYGVLIMVLLQISLTYLPLMNRLFATAAIGWLEWLEILSVGLLAYLVVGIDKQVRGHR